The Nicotiana sylvestris chromosome 6, ASM39365v2, whole genome shotgun sequence genomic sequence CACGAATAATTTAAGGATGTAACCAATAATAAGTGCCAAATTTGGGAGATTTTAAGGTATTTTGCcttttatatactttttgacTAGTGAATGTAATTAGTTTCAACCAACCGACGGACTAGGTTTGTAATTTGTCCAAAAGAATTTTCAGTAATAAACTCAACTTCTTAAATTTAAAATTAGATTAGTCTTAATTAGGGGTCAAGAATGACTTCATCTTATGAGTTGCGCGCTCACCTAAGATTAAATGTTCTGAATTAAGACCCCTTTGATATTTGGTGTAGACTTTGCATATTTTACAATGTAGCAACAACTTAATATCACAAACTTATATATAACTGATCTTTTTCTATCGATCCATTAATTTAACAAATTCGAAAAAACTTCATTATTAGCAAATATTGTGAAAATAGTACGGGCTAGACAGTTTTCGGACtgctaataaaaaaaatagtcagcatttgcaaagtcattaaaacaTAACCACTATTGCTGAAACATGGAatgttccagcataatatgcgggATTATGGAGCTCTtgcgtataaacttccagcatataaTGTTGTAACTCCAACACACGAAAATTTAATATACTGGATTATGAAGCTCTTGCATATAAACTTCCCGCATATTATATTAAAACTCCAGCACATTATGCTTGAAGCTCGTATATAAAAAATTcaaactccaacatattatgttatgctggaatattttcggatttttaagagcgtttttattcaaattttatctttacatgaaaaagtgGGTAAATTTCGATTatataaatctgactattttttatttttccccgAAAATATTCTCAATGGAACTCCCACCAAATAAAATCTGCAATTAGATAACGTCTGCATCATCTGATCCAAATTCTTTAAGACagaactgaaagctgaaactcactatttaaaagaaaaataaacagaaaTAGAGCGAGGACTAGAATTATGAGGCATTTATTGTGTGGGTAAAATGTATCATTATAGAATTAGTAATTTAGCAATGATCATTCTTCCGGCAGTTGGATACACAGCCCTCCAGTTTCTCTTCATCTGCAATGATATATAAGCACCAAATTAAAAGGGATGAAAATTTATTcgtaaaaaaatacataaaaaaaattcagtaaaagaaaaatattcaAGAAAAATTCGTCGTCGGGATACTATCTTTCCTGAAAAGTCATTATATTGATGTGGAGAACTATTGATCATGTACAACAAGCTTGTCCAGAAACTTGTTCAAATAGATTTACTATAGAAAATGCTGGAAAAAGTCTTCACTTTTGGCTTCACCATAATGTTCCAAACCATGCACGTGCAGGTATATGTGGAATTGTGGATGAATGTGTTATGTGCATACAAATGCAGTCATTCGTATTGTATATAGGGCAGCGCGGTGCACGAAGTATGCGCCGTTCATGCAAGATCCGAGGAAGGATGCCCCCCTTAATGGGGTATGATATAGGCAGCCTATTCTAATACAAACATAAGTGACTGATTCTACGGTTTGAACCCGTAACCTATAAGTCACGTGGAGACAACTTTATCGTTGATCCAAGGCTCCTCTTCATTCGTACTGACATACAGAGGCGGAACTAGAATTTGAAGTTACTGGGTTCGTGATAACCTTTTTATGTTACTGGGTTCTAAAAGAAGAAATTGTACctattcaatgaatttcttaagagAAATATATGGTTTGGATTAAAGCTACTGAGTTCGGCCGAATCTGTTGTCGAAGAAGCTCTAGCTCTGCCCCTGCTTGCATACAATGCGTAATATTTCACACTAGACCTAGAACGACGTACTAACTTTTTGGCTACGATATTCGAAAGTcaaacaacaacccagtataatcctacttagtggggtctggggagggtagtgtgtacgcagaccttacccctactctggggtagagaggctgtttccaaatagaccctcggcgtccttccctccaagaacttcccaccttgctcttgggtagactcgaactcacaaccacTTGGTTgtaagtggaggttgcttactaTCAGAACAACCCTCCAAGTCAAACATGACAAGTAAAATGGATCGGATGAATGAAGTACGTACCATTCTTGTAGTCAACACAATGTTGAAGAATGCATCGGAGATTGCAGTAGCGGACTTCAGGAGGAGGCGTAGGTGGAACACAGTGAAGTGGACAGAATTTGAGACAGGCAGCAGTGGCTATACCAGTTTTCTTGCATTCGTTCATGCAAACTTCTATACATTTCACCTCCATCAGATTGGCCATACTAAATTTCCCTTCAAATATAGCCATGGCCGCCATCACTGTCACCATTAGGGTTAGGTATTTCATTTCCATTTCTAGCTAGCTAGGAGTAAATTATATCTAAAAATGCTATACTTAGTAATGCAAGTCAGGCTCTGGGAAAGGCATgcattatatgtatatatagtgGAGTATTtgccctttttatttttattttttttcctttcgaGAATTTAAAGTTTTGGTATTAATTGGTTAGGGGTTGCTCTGATgataagcaacctccacttccaaccaagaggttgtgagttcgagtcatcCCAAAAGCAAcgtggggagttcttggagggaaggatgccgagggtctatttggaaacaacctctctaccccagggtaggggtaaggtctgcgtacacactaccctctccagaccccactaggGGAAGGATGTCgatggtctatttggaaacaacctctctaccccagggtaggggtaaagtctacgtacacactaccctctccagaccccactagtgtgattatactgggtggttgttgttgttgttggttagtTCATTTGCTCAATATGAGAAGGGGTAAGTGCAAATACAACTATGTTGTGCTACCTACTTTTTCTTCCTAATTGTTATCTTCGGGTTGATCATTTAACATTCATGGGGACTTTGAAAATCTCAGTTCATTAATATATGGTGGCTAAAATGCATGATCAAACTACAGTTGCATATATTTGTCTCGAGTTTTTACTGTCCCTGTTAGAGGATTTATTACTTAGAATAGTATAAAACTTTTGGTGAGAGAGATATCTGAATTAAATATTAGGGGAATTAGTATTACTTTCACTAATCTAATTTTAATGTCAAGATTCAATTAAACCTTTTTAAACTCCCAGTGAATGAAATCTATCTAAGGAGAAAGACTTGATGCTATCCAACGTTAATTCTTTTTCCAATACTTTTTAGaaatgttctttttttttttaataatcagAATTACTTTAGTTTTATCTATCCGTATATAGATATATGATCTAGCATGCCCATTtgtgaaataaaaaataaaattccattTCCCCCCACCCTACTCCATGTACGAATAAAGTGCGAAAGGGGGAGTAGTAATTAGTCATATAGAATCAATGGATTCATGATAAAGTAAAATTCCTCGATGACATATTTTATCACAATTCATATTTTTTGGATGATAGAGGGATCAAATGGTATATAGTTCATTTCTTGGTAGCTTGGAGGATTAAAAGCATGACTCTTGCTTCCAATTGGCTGTTTTGCCATTAATTGCTACTTCATTATACATCCTTATGAATTGGATTAGTCTTTCTGGTGGGTATCCTTATGAATCTCATCTCTTGAACCTCGCGTCGCAGACCCAAAACCAAAATGACCCCCCTAATTTTTCTTGGTTGTGAGACACATTAAATTGGAATCTAAGTTCCCAAAGAAAACACAaatcaaataaagaaaacaaaaaaattagAGGGGGGGTCAAACTTCTTGAATAAAAagaatacaattaaaaaaataattggaATCGTTCTGAAGAGAATATGTGTCCCGGCACTGCACAAAAAAGAGTACAAAATTAATTTAGTTCATGTTGTATTTGTTAGGATCGAAATAATCAGGTGTCGTACGGAAACTAGTAAATCAAACCTTGAACAACGATATATCATCCAACAAAAGAGAAAtttaccaaaagagacacaaacatttaacgtggttcgatcaattgacctacgtccatggcagagatgagcaatccactatataaaagagagtacagaataccgagagaacaacctcacgaaaaGGCAAACATAAGTGACACACAAACACTTGTCCCGTAATGTTCTCCCCCTAACAtgactctcaaaccccatatggctacGTTGTGGATACTGCTGAATGAGAAAAaatgatcctcaatttatagaagcccaaacattttcctccaagaaaagggactagccaaatatgagagACTTATTATAATTTCTTTCTACAAAAAGAAAAACCCAATTATGGTAAACATATTGCCCTTCCTTCAATAGATAGGAAAACccaatatggtaagaaaattatgacAACAACTAACAGTATTTTCGTTTTTGAGCTTCCCTTTATAACATTGAAGTACAGTGAAAACCAGGAAGCATCAACTAGCAAAACCAGTTACTGATGCTCCATTAGAGCCTGTTTGGTGCAGTAGTAGAATAGTACTATAAGGATATAAATCAATATAAAATGCCCAAAATTATCTTGCTACTGATCTTGATCAGACCAAAGAAAACTGAACAGCCATTTAAAGAGCTCTCGCTACGATGTTTGTAAAATAGCAAAATTTCCTATAGCCATAAGCAAGTAATGCAACGGATCATTAATTCCACTTTCACatagagaagagagaaaaaaatcgTAATTCCATTGCGATATTTTAAGGTCAACGGCTCTAGAATGCATTAATGCAAGAACACTattgagaaaaagagaaaagagacgAATCAAAGCTCGAACTATCAGGCTAGCAAAGAATGTGGGTGTCATTCCACTCGGGAGAATAATGGCGGAGTATGGAAAATGCATTAGGAAGAGAGCTAGGAAGTTCTTATAGAGGTATATGGCAACAATTGGTAAACTATCAGAGCATTATACAAGTATGCACGGGGCTGCAAAGAGGAAGGATACTATCAGGCATCAACACTGAGTGCTACGTTCAGCTTGCCAACAATAGCAATTCACTAATTAAGGCTTAAGCAGTTACCAGGCAGGAACGTTCTTCATGCATAAAACAGAATTAGATCATATCTGATGCCGGATATGATCATTCAAGCGTTCAAATCATCTCGGATATCTACATTTCCTCTGCTATACTCTATGCTAAGTCCTTTATCCGGATTTGCTTCAACGGATGCCCCTCAATATAAAAATTCCTGAGGTCGTTTGACATCCTTATTTGGATCTTACCTGAAATACTCTGTTATACCAAATTGAGTGAAGGATCATGTGAAACAAGTCATACTTTACAGGACTTTTGTGCCAAAGGAAATACTGTTGAACGATCTTCAGCCTGTGCTGCATCTCCATGTACTTCTCCTCGGGAATTGAAAGAAGGATGTTTCTCAAGTCTGGAACATCTTTCTCCAAAACAAAGACAGAAAATGATTCCCAGTCGAAAACCTCAAAGAAAGGTGGCACATAATTATCTGATATGATCACAGGTACACAATCATAGTGTATGGACTCCACAACTCTTGGAGTATGGACTTCATAACCCCTGGCACAAATGCAATATTTGCTGCTTTTCATAAGTTTTCTATATTCAGCTTTACCTTCAGTATCACGAGGCATAGGCCCAAAAATCATCATATCAGGTTCTCTGTCACTCCAATGTTGCAATAAGATAGGACGGAGATAACCATGAATTCCTCCAGCGAAAAAGGCAAGGACAGGTCTTGCTGAAGGAGGATTTCCGCCCAGATCATTGAGCGGGTTTTCAGCTGAACGAACATAAGTTACTGGAAGAGAGACATCCTTCCCTATCTTGAAGCCTCCAGCTATATTTGAATTGCAGAGAGCTCTAATACAAGTTTCCATGCTCTTCCTCGTGATTCGGGGTGCCTATAACGTACTTCTACTTTTAGTAAAAGAATGATAGATGGACACCTGACAGCAACATAAAGTGTTGAAGGTGGTAGTACTCCATATTTGTAAATAAGGACGCCGTCCAAGTTGCAGATTCAGAAAACATCCTATAACTCTTCAAAACTCTACCTTTTCCAAAGAAATGAAAGAATAAAAAACAAAATTGTATGTGTTTATATAATAAACtttttattaaaaagaaaaaacctCCCTTACTCTTTTGCTTTCCTAAAGTTATCAGAAAGAGGTTTCCGGGGAGAATGAGTAGATTGACACGATTAGACTGCCAAAGCACCATCTAATGCAACATTCACAATGGGATAGAGCTCAAGAGAAAGCA encodes the following:
- the LOC104240455 gene encoding protein TAP1-like, producing the protein MEMKYLTLMVTVMAAMAIFEGKFSMANLMEVKCIEVCMNECKKTGIATAACLKFCPLHCVPPTPPPEVRYCNLRCILQHCVDYKNDEEKLEGCVSNCRKNDHC